The following proteins are encoded in a genomic region of Comamonas resistens:
- the bcsB gene encoding cellulose biosynthesis cyclic di-GMP-binding regulatory protein BcsB yields MSPIPNKSNIPHWALAVIGLTLLTPAVCGFAQEQPPSAPTAAALAANPLAGLPRRELTTTFQQLGQGSSMMLRGVESEGSVNISVRRDELVESALLRLTFTLSPSLIPSLSHIKLLLNEELLQTISLPKEQLGVPQKLEIPIDPRLFTDYNRLRFQFVGHYTMDCEMPNHTSLWASISNDSQLDLTLRQLPLSDDLELLPAPFFDSRDNQIVNVPFVFADAKDMGQLKAAGSVASWLGMLSGYRGNRFPLFENQLPERNSVVFATNDHRPDFLKEQPPVAQPTLTMMSHPEHPAIKLLVVQGKDNAQLQQAADALALGKAALSGSSMQVTKLEYPEKRKPYDAPRWLTTKRPVLLSELVSNPSDLQLRGYALNNTINIPARMAPDLFSWNARGVPLQLNYRYTPNSVSQHGSLSVSINNQFIKAYPLRAADDDKSGKSTIMLPLFEDGSTQASSDFRIPSFLVGGDNQLQLGFQLPATDLGQCRSTQPTELRAAIDPESNIDLRGFRHYLPMPNLAAYANSGYPFTKYADLSQTSIVLPNQPTAADAEAYLTAVARMSAATGLAGIRFNLMNASQIEKARDTDILLISAGDKDGLLQKWSQDIPTLIVAGKRTTHLLERAVSSLSELFQHASDAPTPGSSGLATLEGKGPLAAIVGFESPLQKGRSVVGLTASDDIAMAQIYRGLSDSSKISAMRGDLSFLRSEQVESFRVNPIYYVGDLPWWQRMWFHLHNHPVALALAGIVTGLLLTFLVYGALRSLAARRLGGKNNA; encoded by the coding sequence GTGTCCCCGATTCCGAATAAATCCAACATTCCTCATTGGGCTCTTGCCGTCATCGGACTGACTCTGCTGACTCCCGCCGTCTGCGGCTTTGCGCAGGAACAGCCGCCCAGCGCCCCCACAGCCGCCGCACTGGCAGCCAACCCGCTTGCAGGGCTCCCGCGTCGTGAACTCACTACAACCTTCCAGCAATTGGGCCAGGGCAGCTCCATGATGCTGCGAGGCGTGGAAAGCGAAGGCAGCGTCAACATCAGCGTGCGTCGTGACGAGCTGGTCGAATCCGCCCTTCTGCGCCTGACCTTCACACTGTCCCCGTCTCTGATTCCGTCGCTGTCACACATCAAACTACTGCTCAACGAGGAGTTGCTGCAGACTATCTCCCTACCCAAGGAGCAGCTGGGAGTCCCACAAAAGCTGGAAATCCCCATCGATCCGCGCCTGTTCACGGATTACAACCGGTTGCGCTTTCAGTTCGTCGGCCACTACACGATGGACTGCGAGATGCCCAACCACACCAGCTTGTGGGCATCCATCAGCAACGACAGCCAGCTTGATCTGACGCTGCGCCAGTTGCCACTGAGCGATGACCTCGAGCTTCTACCCGCCCCTTTCTTCGATTCACGCGACAACCAGATTGTCAACGTCCCCTTCGTCTTTGCCGATGCCAAGGATATGGGACAACTCAAGGCCGCAGGCTCGGTGGCCAGTTGGCTGGGCATGCTGTCGGGCTACCGGGGCAACCGCTTCCCGCTTTTCGAAAACCAGCTGCCCGAGCGTAACTCAGTGGTCTTTGCCACCAACGACCACCGCCCAGACTTCCTCAAGGAGCAGCCACCCGTCGCCCAGCCCACGCTGACCATGATGTCCCACCCCGAGCATCCAGCCATCAAGCTGCTCGTGGTACAGGGCAAGGACAATGCCCAGCTACAGCAGGCTGCCGACGCCCTGGCACTGGGCAAAGCCGCGCTGAGCGGCAGCAGCATGCAGGTGACCAAGCTGGAATACCCTGAAAAACGCAAGCCCTACGACGCACCACGCTGGCTGACCACCAAGCGGCCTGTTCTGCTATCCGAGCTGGTGAGCAACCCATCAGACCTGCAACTGCGCGGCTATGCACTCAACAACACCATCAACATTCCTGCGCGCATGGCGCCAGATCTGTTTTCCTGGAATGCCCGCGGCGTTCCGTTGCAGCTGAACTATCGTTACACACCGAACTCGGTATCACAGCATGGCTCGCTCAGCGTCTCCATCAACAACCAGTTCATCAAGGCCTATCCGCTACGCGCCGCAGATGACGACAAGAGCGGCAAAAGCACCATCATGCTGCCCTTGTTCGAGGACGGCAGCACTCAGGCCAGTTCGGACTTCCGGATTCCCTCTTTTCTCGTAGGAGGAGACAACCAGCTGCAGTTAGGCTTTCAGTTACCTGCCACCGACCTCGGTCAATGCCGCTCCACCCAGCCAACAGAGCTGCGTGCAGCAATTGACCCCGAGTCCAACATCGACCTGCGAGGTTTCAGGCACTACCTGCCCATGCCCAATCTGGCAGCCTATGCCAACAGCGGCTACCCATTCACCAAGTACGCCGACCTCAGTCAAACCTCCATCGTCCTGCCCAACCAGCCTACCGCAGCCGATGCCGAAGCCTATCTGACAGCCGTGGCCCGCATGAGCGCAGCCACGGGCCTGGCCGGCATACGCTTCAATCTGATGAATGCGAGCCAGATCGAAAAGGCCCGCGATACGGACATCCTGCTGATATCTGCGGGTGACAAGGACGGCCTGTTGCAGAAGTGGTCGCAGGACATTCCGACTCTGATCGTCGCTGGCAAACGCACCACCCATCTGCTCGAGCGTGCCGTGAGTTCACTCAGCGAACTGTTCCAGCACGCCTCAGATGCCCCCACACCGGGTAGCAGCGGGCTGGCCACGCTGGAAGGCAAGGGCCCGCTGGCAGCCATCGTGGGCTTCGAATCCCCACTACAAAAGGGCCGCAGTGTCGTCGGCCTCACGGCCAGCGACGACATTGCCATGGCACAGATCTACCGGGGCCTGAGCGACTCCAGCAAGATCAGCGCCATGCGCGGCGACCTGAGCTTTCTGCGCTCCGAGCAGGTGGAGAGCTTCCGCGTGAATCCCATCTACTATGTAGGCGACCTGCCCTGGTGGCAGCGCATGTGGTTCCACCTGCATAACCACCCCGTGGCACTGGCGCTGGCCGGCATCGTCACGGGCCTGCTGCTCACCTTCCTGGTCTACGGCGCACTGCGCTCCCTGGCTGCACGCCGCCTTGGAGGCAAGAACAATGCCTGA
- a CDS encoding NAD(P)-dependent oxidoreductase: MSTGLKIAVLGTGMMGLPMARRLAQAGHEVHAWNRTRAKAEPLAADGVTIHDQAADAVRGVDFAVSLLESGAIVGEVLFQRGVADAMPKGSLFIDMASIQPREAREHASQLQALGVQHLDAPVSGGTLGAEAGTLAIMAGGEAADFERAQPVFAALGRSTHVGPHGAGQLAKLANQMIVGITIGAVAEALLLAERGGADPAKVREAISGGFADSRILQVHGERMVNHDFAPRGRMTVQLKDMRNAMATADEIGFSAPITDLLEELYAEGVKNGLGDLDQAGLYVELQRRNALD; the protein is encoded by the coding sequence ATGAGCACTGGTTTGAAGATTGCAGTTCTGGGCACCGGCATGATGGGCCTGCCCATGGCACGCCGGCTGGCACAAGCCGGTCATGAGGTTCATGCCTGGAACCGCACCCGCGCCAAGGCCGAGCCGCTGGCCGCCGACGGCGTGACCATCCACGACCAGGCCGCGGACGCCGTGCGCGGCGTGGATTTTGCCGTGAGCCTGCTGGAAAGCGGCGCCATCGTGGGCGAGGTGCTGTTTCAGCGGGGCGTGGCCGACGCCATGCCCAAGGGCTCTCTGTTCATCGACATGGCCTCCATCCAGCCCCGCGAAGCACGCGAGCACGCCAGCCAGCTGCAGGCGCTGGGCGTGCAGCACCTGGATGCGCCCGTTTCCGGCGGCACGCTGGGTGCCGAAGCCGGCACGCTGGCCATCATGGCCGGCGGCGAGGCTGCCGATTTCGAGCGCGCCCAGCCCGTGTTCGCAGCCCTGGGCCGCAGCACCCATGTGGGGCCCCACGGCGCAGGCCAGTTGGCAAAACTGGCCAATCAGATGATTGTGGGCATCACCATCGGTGCCGTGGCCGAGGCCCTGCTGCTGGCCGAGCGCGGTGGCGCCGACCCGGCCAAGGTACGCGAAGCCATTTCTGGTGGCTTTGCCGACAGCCGCATTCTGCAAGTGCATGGCGAACGCATGGTCAACCATGACTTCGCACCGCGCGGCCGCATGACGGTGCAACTCAAGGACATGCGCAACGCCATGGCCACCGCCGACGAAATCGGCTTCAGCGCGCCCATCACCGACCTGCTCGAAGAGCTGTATGCCGAAGGCGTCAAGAACGGTCTGGGCGACCTCGATCAGGCCGGCCTGTATGTCGAACTGCAACGGCGCAACGCACTCGATTAA
- a CDS encoding GMP reductase, with the protein MEIFDYDNILLLPRKCRVESRAECDTSVQLGNRTFKMPVVPANMKTVVDEKICTFLAQNGFFYVMHRFDIDNVDFTKSMQSQGLFASISLGVKQPDYDTVDRFVAEGICPEYITIDIAHGHADSVKNMIAYLKEKIPATFVIAGNVATPEAVIDLENWGADATKVGVGPGKVCITKLKTGFGTGGWQLSALKWCARVATKPIIADGGIRSHGDIAKSIRFGATMIMIGSLFAGHEESPGKTVEVDGQLFKEYYGSASDFNKGEYKHVEGKRILEPVKGPLMNTLIEMQQDTQSSISYSGGTKLMDIRKVNYVILGGDNAGEHLLM; encoded by the coding sequence ATGGAAATCTTCGACTACGACAACATTCTGCTTCTGCCCCGCAAGTGCCGCGTGGAAAGCCGTGCCGAATGTGACACCAGCGTGCAGCTGGGCAACCGCACCTTCAAGATGCCGGTCGTGCCCGCCAACATGAAGACGGTGGTGGACGAGAAGATCTGCACATTTTTGGCACAAAACGGTTTCTTCTATGTGATGCACCGTTTTGACATCGACAACGTGGACTTCACCAAGTCCATGCAGTCGCAAGGCCTGTTCGCCTCGATCTCGCTGGGTGTGAAGCAGCCCGACTACGACACGGTCGACCGTTTCGTGGCCGAGGGCATCTGCCCCGAGTACATCACCATCGACATTGCCCACGGCCATGCCGACAGCGTGAAGAACATGATCGCCTACCTGAAGGAAAAGATTCCTGCAACGTTCGTGATCGCCGGTAACGTGGCCACGCCCGAAGCCGTGATCGACCTCGAAAACTGGGGTGCCGACGCCACCAAGGTCGGCGTGGGCCCCGGCAAGGTTTGCATCACCAAGCTCAAGACCGGCTTTGGCACGGGCGGCTGGCAGCTGTCGGCCCTGAAGTGGTGCGCACGCGTGGCCACCAAGCCCATCATTGCCGACGGTGGCATCCGCAGCCACGGCGACATCGCCAAGAGCATCCGCTTCGGCGCCACCATGATCATGATTGGTTCGCTGTTTGCCGGCCATGAAGAATCGCCCGGCAAGACCGTGGAAGTGGATGGCCAGCTGTTCAAGGAATACTACGGCTCGGCTTCCGACTTCAACAAGGGCGAGTACAAGCATGTCGAAGGCAAGCGCATTCTGGAACCCGTCAAGGGCCCGCTGATGAACACGCTGATCGAGATGCAGCAGGACACTCAGTCCTCCATCAGCTACTCCGGCGGCACCAAGCTCATGGACATCCGCAAGGTCAACTACGTGATCCTGGGCGGCGACAATGCCGGAGAGCACCTGCTGATGTAA
- a CDS encoding UvrD-helicase domain-containing protein — translation MFPIDLLDSAPEGANSGAHPASHSPLLTGLNDEQLAAVTLPAGHALILAGAGSGKTRVLTTRIAWLLQTGQATPGSIMAVTFTNKAAKEMLARLSAMLPYNVRGMWIGTFHGLCNRMLRAHYQVAKLPQAFQILDTQDQLSAIKRLCKQFNVDDERFPPKQLMYFIAGCKEEGMRPGDVVATDPDTRKKVEIYQLYEEQCQREGVVDFGELMLRSFELLRDDVHLRQHYQRRFQHILVDEFQDTNKLQYQWLKQLAGEADGSRFVSQSSVIAVGDDDQSIYAFRGARVGNMADFIREFEVKNQIKLEQNYRSYSNILDCANALISHNSNRLGKNLRTTQGPGEPVRIYEAPSDLAEASWMVDEIKQLVKNDGFTRQEIAVLYRSNAQSRVIESALFNSGIPYRVYGGLRFFERAEIKHALAYLRLLENPHDDTSFMRVVNFPARGIGARTIEQLQDAARSSGCSLSDAVTAVGGAAGTKLQGFVAQIDVLREQTQGKTLREIIETVEEQSGLIEHYRNEKEGADRIENLQELVTAAESFVTQEGFGKDAVALPLDAQEILPATNLTQSPVSQGLDPEAPLLDQPLQAPAGTLASMVNADTGETMSPLAAFLSHASLEAGDNQAQAGQDAVQLMTVHASKGLEFDAVFIGGVEEGLFPHENAMMDRGGLEEERRLAYVAITRARKRLYLSHSQTRMLHGQTRYNVKSRFFDELPEEALKWITPRQSGFGSFAPNSGAGGAYGSRGSGQFGSNSGWSNKTEVFASPVVPRQKAEPSHGIKAGITVFHNKFGEGKVLAVEGQGDDARAQVSFGRHGTKWLALAIAKLTVVE, via the coding sequence ATGTTCCCGATCGACCTGCTTGACTCCGCGCCGGAAGGTGCAAATTCTGGTGCCCATCCCGCCTCTCATTCCCCTTTGCTGACGGGTCTCAATGACGAGCAACTGGCCGCGGTGACTTTGCCTGCGGGCCATGCGCTGATTCTGGCGGGTGCAGGTTCCGGCAAGACGCGCGTGCTGACCACGCGCATTGCTTGGCTGCTGCAGACCGGCCAGGCCACGCCCGGCTCCATCATGGCCGTGACCTTCACCAACAAGGCGGCCAAGGAGATGCTGGCGCGCCTTTCGGCCATGCTGCCCTATAACGTGCGCGGCATGTGGATTGGCACCTTTCACGGCCTGTGCAACCGCATGCTGCGCGCCCACTATCAGGTGGCAAAGCTGCCGCAGGCGTTTCAGATCCTCGATACCCAGGATCAGCTCTCGGCCATCAAACGGCTGTGCAAGCAGTTCAATGTGGACGACGAGCGCTTTCCGCCCAAGCAGCTGATGTACTTCATCGCCGGTTGCAAGGAAGAGGGCATGCGCCCCGGCGACGTGGTAGCGACCGATCCGGACACCCGCAAAAAGGTCGAGATCTACCAGCTCTATGAAGAGCAATGCCAGCGCGAAGGTGTGGTCGATTTCGGCGAGCTGATGCTGCGCTCCTTCGAGCTGCTGCGCGACGATGTGCACCTGCGCCAGCACTATCAGCGCCGCTTTCAGCATATTCTGGTGGACGAGTTCCAGGACACCAACAAGCTGCAATACCAGTGGCTCAAGCAACTGGCGGGCGAGGCCGATGGCAGCCGTTTTGTCTCGCAGTCCAGCGTGATCGCCGTGGGCGACGACGATCAGAGCATCTATGCCTTTCGCGGAGCGCGCGTGGGCAATATGGCGGACTTCATCCGCGAATTCGAGGTGAAGAACCAGATCAAGCTGGAGCAGAACTACCGCTCTTACAGCAACATCCTGGACTGTGCCAATGCACTGATCAGCCACAACAGCAACCGCCTGGGCAAGAACCTGCGCACCACGCAGGGGCCGGGCGAGCCGGTGCGCATCTACGAGGCCCCCAGCGACCTGGCCGAGGCCTCGTGGATGGTGGACGAAATCAAGCAGCTGGTGAAGAACGACGGCTTCACGCGCCAGGAGATTGCCGTGCTCTACCGCAGCAATGCGCAAAGCCGGGTGATTGAGTCGGCACTGTTCAACTCCGGCATTCCCTACCGCGTCTACGGCGGCCTGCGCTTTTTCGAGCGCGCCGAAATCAAGCATGCGCTGGCCTATCTGCGCCTCCTGGAGAACCCGCACGACGACACCAGCTTCATGCGCGTGGTGAACTTCCCGGCGCGTGGCATTGGCGCGCGCACCATCGAGCAGTTGCAGGACGCGGCGCGCAGCAGCGGTTGCTCGCTCAGCGATGCCGTCACCGCTGTGGGCGGAGCCGCCGGCACCAAGCTCCAGGGTTTTGTGGCACAGATCGATGTGCTGCGCGAGCAGACGCAAGGCAAGACGCTGCGCGAGATCATCGAGACTGTGGAAGAGCAAAGCGGGCTGATCGAGCATTACCGCAATGAAAAAGAAGGCGCCGACCGCATCGAGAACTTGCAGGAACTGGTGACGGCGGCCGAGAGCTTTGTGACCCAGGAAGGCTTTGGCAAGGACGCGGTGGCCCTGCCGTTGGATGCACAGGAGATTCTGCCCGCAACGAATCTGACACAAAGCCCGGTCAGCCAGGGGCTGGACCCCGAGGCCCCGTTGCTCGATCAGCCGTTGCAGGCACCGGCAGGCACGCTGGCATCCATGGTCAATGCAGACACGGGTGAAACCATGTCGCCGCTGGCTGCCTTTCTCTCCCATGCCTCTCTGGAGGCCGGCGACAACCAGGCCCAGGCAGGTCAGGACGCCGTGCAGCTGATGACGGTGCATGCCAGCAAGGGCTTGGAGTTCGACGCCGTGTTCATCGGCGGTGTGGAAGAAGGCCTGTTCCCGCATGAGAACGCGATGATGGATAGAGGCGGTCTGGAGGAAGAGCGCCGCCTGGCCTATGTGGCCATCACGCGCGCGCGCAAGCGGCTGTATCTGAGCCATTCGCAGACGCGCATGTTGCATGGTCAGACGCGCTACAACGTCAAGAGCCGTTTCTTTGACGAGCTGCCCGAAGAAGCGCTCAAGTGGATCACGCCCAGACAAAGCGGTTTCGGCAGTTTCGCTCCTAATTCAGGTGCTGGTGGCGCTTATGGATCAAGGGGTTCGGGCCAGTTTGGTTCCAACTCTGGCTGGAGCAACAAAACGGAGGTCTTTGCCAGCCCCGTGGTGCCCAGGCAAAAGGCCGAGCCCTCGCATGGCATCAAGGCGGGCATCACGGTGTTCCACAACAAGTTCGGCGAAGGCAAGGTGCTGGCCGTCGAAGGCCAGGGCGACGATGCTCGTGCCCAGGTGAGCTTCGGCCGCCATGGCACCAAGTGGCTGGCGCTGGCGATTGCCAAGCTCACCGTCGTGGAGTAA
- a CDS encoding PhoX family protein, with product MSQNLLSRRKALQFFSAAPLLPLGTAVSATSLLAACGGGDGDSKPVTPPVAKPNYVSATFTGMAAPSPNNAAAMATMAVGSKLTVNFDDKSQQVYDLGYQGFFNTGDSVNRTGGGKVIAGGYFDANGNPITTIKSADGTAAALTGYSKDSAPTEWSKAGQIFSDCVDGSSLFSIPGAPSNTVHAVVQYEYNSNAYGMLPSPISVLTLDQNPDTGKLTLKSYHNVNTFANDSHGLWIPCGGSLSPWGTHLSSEEYHPDAFDQGDNQSLSTLRAFSQNAFGNADANPYWYGHLPEVTVKTDGTADFKKYYNLGRYSRELVQVFPDQKTVLGGDDSNNGGLFLFVADKAGDLSSGTLYVAKYITALNETSTGKIQWIKLGKATSDEIKVLANNSALTKVSVNASNSDLKENGIFASTRKDPKDPSFTEIKLSGKSAWVKLKPGQEKAAAFLETHRYAALKGGSLVFNKLEGTTVNAKDKIAYSAVSGSTSTFVAGSDHNKELPLNAAAGSTPVASLAGFAKSTAGYVLQHKLGGGQQDDTGTAINSEWVPTETSLLLAGEQLSAPDALGNTDAAGKISQPDNLKYSEKLRTLFIGEDSGQHVNNFMWGYSVDSGKLERLLSCPAGAESTGLHGVEDLNGWTYILSSFQHAGEYTDATVQAVRSAVDAEINKNYKNKVAATVGYVTATPSQIKLSAN from the coding sequence ATGTCACAAAATCTGCTCAGCCGTCGTAAAGCCCTGCAATTTTTCTCCGCCGCACCCTTGCTGCCCCTGGGCACTGCCGTATCGGCCACCAGCCTGCTCGCGGCCTGCGGCGGCGGTGACGGCGACTCCAAGCCTGTGACGCCTCCCGTGGCCAAGCCCAACTATGTGTCGGCCACATTCACCGGCATGGCTGCACCCAGCCCGAACAATGCAGCTGCCATGGCCACCATGGCTGTGGGCTCCAAGCTGACGGTCAACTTCGATGACAAGAGCCAGCAGGTCTACGACCTGGGCTACCAGGGCTTTTTCAACACTGGCGACAGCGTGAACAGGACCGGGGGCGGCAAAGTCATCGCCGGCGGCTATTTCGACGCCAACGGCAACCCCATCACCACCATCAAGAGTGCCGACGGCACGGCCGCCGCTCTGACCGGCTACAGCAAGGACAGCGCCCCCACAGAATGGAGCAAGGCGGGCCAGATCTTCTCCGACTGCGTGGATGGCTCCTCGCTGTTCAGCATTCCCGGTGCCCCCAGCAATACGGTTCATGCCGTGGTGCAGTACGAATACAACTCCAACGCCTACGGCATGCTGCCCTCGCCCATCTCCGTGCTGACGCTGGACCAGAACCCCGATACCGGCAAGCTCACGCTCAAGAGCTACCACAATGTGAACACCTTCGCCAATGACTCGCATGGCCTGTGGATTCCCTGCGGCGGCAGCCTCTCTCCCTGGGGCACCCACCTGTCCAGCGAGGAATATCATCCCGACGCCTTCGACCAGGGCGACAACCAGAGTCTGTCCACGCTGCGGGCCTTCAGCCAGAACGCCTTTGGCAACGCCGATGCCAACCCCTACTGGTATGGCCATCTGCCCGAAGTCACGGTGAAGACCGACGGTACGGCCGACTTCAAGAAGTACTACAACCTGGGCCGCTACTCGCGCGAACTGGTGCAGGTCTTCCCCGACCAGAAGACCGTTCTGGGCGGTGACGACTCCAACAATGGCGGCCTGTTCCTGTTCGTGGCCGACAAGGCCGGCGACCTCTCCTCGGGCACGCTCTACGTCGCCAAATACATCACGGCGCTCAATGAAACCAGCACCGGCAAGATTCAATGGATCAAGCTCGGCAAGGCCACCAGCGACGAAATCAAGGTACTGGCCAACAACAGCGCCCTGACCAAGGTCTCGGTCAATGCAAGCAATAGCGACCTCAAGGAAAACGGTATCTTCGCCTCGACCCGCAAGGACCCGAAGGACCCCAGCTTCACGGAGATCAAGCTCAGCGGCAAGAGCGCCTGGGTCAAGCTCAAGCCCGGTCAGGAAAAGGCCGCCGCCTTCCTCGAAACCCACCGCTACGCCGCACTCAAGGGTGGCAGCCTGGTGTTCAACAAGCTCGAAGGCACGACGGTCAACGCCAAGGACAAGATCGCCTACTCGGCAGTGTCCGGCAGCACCAGCACCTTTGTCGCCGGCAGCGACCACAACAAGGAACTGCCGCTCAACGCCGCTGCAGGCTCCACTCCGGTAGCCAGCCTGGCGGGCTTTGCCAAGAGCACGGCCGGCTATGTGCTGCAGCACAAGCTGGGCGGCGGTCAGCAGGATGACACGGGCACCGCCATCAACAGCGAATGGGTGCCGACCGAAACCAGCCTGCTGCTGGCCGGCGAACAGCTCTCCGCCCCCGATGCCCTCGGCAACACCGACGCTGCAGGCAAGATCTCTCAGCCCGACAACCTCAAGTACTCCGAAAAGCTGCGTACGCTGTTCATCGGCGAGGACAGCGGCCAACACGTCAACAACTTCATGTGGGGCTACAGCGTGGACAGCGGCAAGCTGGAGCGCCTGCTCTCCTGCCCTGCAGGTGCCGAGTCCACCGGCCTGCATGGCGTGGAAGACCTCAATGGCTGGACCTACATCCTCAGCAGCTTCCAGCACGCAGGCGAATACACCGATGCCACCGTGCAGGCCGTGAGGAGCGCCGTCGACGCCGAGATCAACAAGAACTACAAGAACAAGGTGGCGGCCACTGTGGGCTATGTCACTGCCACACCTTCACAGATTAAGCTGAGCGCCAACTAA
- a CDS encoding BPSS1780 family membrane protein, producing MKLQIVPARTGLQWVQLGLRTFKSQPLALAALFFLGMASMSLITAVPLIGPVIALALLPCISLTMMVAASEAAHGRKPTPALLLVAFRSGSQHTHAMLTLGGLYAAGFLLIIGASSIVDGGTFASVYIGQTPMSVELAEDPEFQSAMWMSMLLYLPLSLAFWHAPALIHWHGISPIKSLFFSLVACVRNFGAYLVFGICWAGVFIVSGMVLAMVTGILAAVIGPIAGGLMVATALMLAAMFFSSIVFTFRDCFSPPDEAPDTAVLPSSPPPSPPSTEL from the coding sequence ATGAAACTTCAAATCGTTCCCGCCCGTACTGGCTTGCAGTGGGTACAGCTTGGTCTGCGCACCTTCAAGAGCCAGCCGCTGGCCCTGGCCGCATTGTTCTTTCTGGGCATGGCCAGCATGTCACTGATCACGGCCGTGCCGCTGATCGGCCCTGTCATTGCCCTGGCACTGCTGCCCTGTATCTCCTTGACCATGATGGTGGCCGCCTCCGAGGCAGCCCACGGCCGCAAGCCCACGCCGGCTCTGCTGCTGGTCGCATTTCGCTCCGGCAGCCAGCACACACATGCCATGCTGACGCTGGGCGGTCTCTATGCCGCAGGCTTTCTGCTCATCATCGGCGCCTCCAGCATCGTGGACGGCGGCACTTTTGCCAGCGTCTACATCGGCCAGACCCCCATGTCCGTGGAACTGGCCGAGGACCCGGAATTCCAGTCCGCCATGTGGATGAGCATGTTGCTCTACCTGCCTTTGTCCCTGGCTTTCTGGCACGCTCCGGCGTTGATCCACTGGCACGGCATCAGCCCCATCAAGTCGCTGTTCTTCAGTCTGGTGGCCTGCGTGCGCAACTTCGGCGCCTATCTGGTCTTTGGTATTTGCTGGGCCGGCGTCTTCATCGTCAGCGGCATGGTTCTTGCCATGGTGACCGGCATTCTGGCTGCAGTGATCGGCCCCATTGCCGGCGGCCTGATGGTGGCCACTGCACTGATGCTGGCGGCCATGTTCTTCTCGTCCATCGTCTTCACCTTCCGGGACTGCTTCAGCCCGCCCGATGAAGCGCCGGATACGGCTGTGCTGCCTTCCAGCCCGCCCCCCTCTCCCCCCTCCACCGAGCTCTGA
- a CDS encoding homoserine kinase — protein MAVFTEVSDKDARDLLRRMSLGSFQTLQGIQGGIENTNYFLTTDQGQYVLTLFERLSFEQLPFYLHLMKHLAQAGIPVPDPQSESRSGDILLKVCGKPAAIVNKLAGKSQLAPQPVHCAAVGDMLARMHLAGQSYERQQPNLRGLPWWNETVPVVLPHLDGKAAAMLRAELAYQNHVAASASYAALPRGPVHADLFRDNAMFDGDKLTGFFDFYFAGVDTWLFDLAVCLNDWCINHATGAHDAPRAKAMIDAYQAVRPLTSAERELFNAQLRAGALRFWISRLWDFHLPREAALLTPHDPTHFERVLSQRIAHPLTLG, from the coding sequence ATGGCTGTTTTCACCGAAGTTTCCGATAAAGATGCGCGCGATCTGCTGCGCCGCATGTCCCTTGGCTCCTTTCAAACGCTGCAGGGCATTCAGGGCGGTATTGAGAACACCAACTACTTTCTGACCACCGACCAGGGCCAGTACGTGCTGACCCTGTTCGAGCGCCTGAGCTTCGAGCAACTGCCCTTCTATCTGCATCTGATGAAGCATCTGGCACAGGCAGGTATTCCTGTTCCAGATCCACAGAGCGAGTCCCGCAGCGGCGACATTCTGCTCAAGGTCTGCGGCAAGCCCGCGGCCATCGTCAACAAGCTGGCAGGCAAGAGCCAGCTCGCCCCCCAGCCCGTGCACTGCGCCGCCGTGGGCGACATGCTGGCGCGCATGCATCTGGCAGGCCAAAGCTATGAACGCCAGCAGCCCAATCTGCGCGGCCTGCCCTGGTGGAACGAAACCGTGCCCGTGGTCCTGCCCCACCTGGACGGGAAGGCCGCGGCCATGCTGCGCGCCGAGCTGGCCTACCAGAACCATGTGGCAGCCTCGGCCAGCTACGCTGCCCTGCCACGCGGTCCCGTTCATGCCGACCTGTTCCGTGACAACGCCATGTTCGATGGCGACAAGCTCACCGGCTTCTTCGATTTCTATTTCGCCGGTGTCGACACCTGGCTCTTCGATCTGGCGGTCTGCCTCAACGATTGGTGTATCAACCACGCAACAGGTGCTCACGATGCACCACGCGCCAAGGCCATGATCGACGCCTACCAGGCTGTGCGCCCGCTGACCAGCGCAGAGCGCGAGCTGTTCAACGCCCAGCTGCGTGCCGGTGCCCTGCGTTTCTGGATCTCCCGCCTCTGGGATTTCCATCTGCCGCGCGAGGCTGCACTGCTCACCCCTCACGATCCCACGCACTTCGAGCGCGTACTGAGCCAGCGCATCGCCCATCCGCTGACGCTGGGCTGA